In the genome of Xenopus laevis strain J_2021 chromosome 1S, Xenopus_laevis_v10.1, whole genome shotgun sequence, one region contains:
- the utp15.S gene encoding U3 small nucleolar RNA-associated protein 15 homolog isoform X2 gives MSSYKPVAIPTYPKLGEKITQDTLYWKRYKTPVQIKEFGAVTKIHFSPIQPCSYAVTSSTRIHLYGQYSQEPMKTFSRFKDTAYCGTYRGDGKLLGAGCEDSVVQLFDISGKAALRQFSGHSKAVHFVDFTSDKYHIVSGSDDYTSKLWDIPNGIEITSYKEHTDYIRCGCTSPLNNDLFATGSYDHTIKVFDGRTDQSVMSMDHGQPVESVLLFPSGGLLVSAGGRYVKVWDILKGGQLLVSLRNHHKTVTCLSLSSSGQRLLSGSLDRHVKVYSTMNYKVVHSFDYAASILSLALAPDDQIIAVGMTNGVLNIKHRKPEEKKTLQSTAKRHPRYRVFVRGKDYMPKQDDIFVSKPVKAHLTKYDALLKGFHMSKALDAALQVRMKRPEVTVAVMNELKRRGTLKNALAGRDEKELSDLLIFLLKYLLSCCRPVFCNP, from the exons ATGTCAAGTTACAAGCCTGTAGCCATCCCCACTTACCCCAAGCTTGGCGAGAAGATAACACAGGATACTTTGTACTGGAAGCGTTACAAG ACACCAGTTCAGATTAAAGAGTTTGGAGCAGTAACAAAAATCCACTTTTCACCTATTCAGCCCTGCAGCTATGCTGTAACTTCATCCACACGG attcacCTGTATGGACAGTACTCTCAGGAACCAATGAAAACCTTCTCTCGCTTCAAAGACACTGCCTATTGTGGGACATATCGGGGAGATGGGAAGCTTCTTGGTGCTGGCTGTGAAGATAGTGTTGTCCAGCTCTTTGATATCAGTGGGAAAGCTGCACTTAGACAGTTTTCTGGCCATAGCAA AGCTGTACACTTTGTAGACTTTACCTCGGATAAGTATCATATTGTGTCTGGTTCAGATGACTACACATCCAAACTCTGGGATATTCCGAATGGCATAGAAATCACTAGCTACAAGGAGCACACAGACTATATTCGATGTGGCTGCACTAGCCCACTGAATAATGATTTGTTTGCTACAG GTTCGTATGATCATACCATTAAGGTATTTGATGGGCGAACAGACCAGAGTGTAATGAGTATGGATCATGGGCAGCCTGTGGAGAGTGTGCTTCTCTTCCCTTCTGGGGGACTCCTTGTTTCTGCAG GTGGCCGATATGTTAAGGTGTGGGACATACTTAAGGGAGGGCAGTTGCTGGTGTCATTAAGAAATCATCACAAAACCGTAACATGTCTCAGTCTTAGCAGCTCTGGCCAAAGGCTGTTGTCTGGCTCATTGGACAG GCATGTAAAGGTCTACAGCACAATGAACTACAAAGTAGTTCACAGCTTTGATTATGCAGCTTCAATACTGAGCCTGGCTTTGGCA CCAGATGACCAAATAATTGCGGTAGGAATGACCAATGGTGTGTTGAACATTAAACATCGGAAACctgaagagaaaaaaacattgcaatccACAGCAAAGAGGCACCCACGATACAGAGTGTTTGTGAGAGGCAAAGACTACATGCCCAAGCAG GACGACATCTTTGTCAGTAAACCCGTAAAAGCGCACTTGACAAAGTACGACGCGTTGCTAAAAGGTTTTCACATGTCGAAAGCACTTGATGCTGCGTTACAG GTTCGaatgaaaagacctgaagttacCGTTGCAGTCATGAATGAACTTAAAAGAAGGGGAACTCTTAAGAATGCTCTTGCTGGAAGAGATGAGAAGGAGTTGAGTGACCTGCTCATTTTCCTTCTCAA